One window from the genome of Paracoccus marcusii encodes:
- a CDS encoding LysR family transcriptional regulator has product MDRPNIPLNALRAFEAAARHLTLSKAAIELCVTQAALSHQIRNLEERLGVALFRRVPRGLVLTEEGAALAPVLTGSLDLIGATLDRFSGGRYHEALHVGVVGTFATGWLIPRLARFEAAHPEVDLRIFANNNRVSIPGEGLDLAIRFGDGSWHGLQATRIMDAPLAPMCAPDRARTMSGPQAMLEQPLLRSYRTGEWERWFAGLGLACPPLRGPMLDSSIALADMAAEGHGIALLPPALFGHWTDRGRLVTLFDHSIAAGAYWLTRLQSRPETSGMRSFREWLCREVADQPPATG; this is encoded by the coding sequence ATGGATCGGCCCAATATCCCCCTGAATGCGCTGCGGGCCTTCGAAGCCGCGGCCCGGCACCTGACGCTGTCGAAGGCCGCGATCGAACTGTGCGTGACGCAGGCGGCGCTCAGCCACCAGATCCGCAACCTCGAGGAACGCCTTGGCGTGGCCCTGTTCCGGCGTGTGCCCCGAGGGCTGGTGCTGACCGAAGAGGGTGCGGCCCTGGCCCCGGTCCTGACCGGATCGCTGGACCTGATCGGCGCGACGCTGGACCGGTTCTCGGGCGGGCGCTATCACGAGGCGCTGCATGTGGGCGTGGTCGGAACCTTTGCGACGGGCTGGCTGATCCCGCGCCTGGCCAGGTTCGAGGCGGCGCATCCCGAGGTGGACCTGCGCATCTTCGCCAACAACAACCGCGTCAGCATTCCGGGCGAAGGGCTTGACCTGGCCATCCGCTTTGGCGACGGGTCGTGGCATGGGCTGCAGGCCACCCGCATCATGGATGCGCCCCTGGCCCCCATGTGCGCCCCGGACCGTGCCAGGACCATGTCCGGCCCCCAAGCGATGCTGGAGCAGCCGCTGCTGCGGTCCTATCGGACAGGCGAATGGGAACGGTGGTTTGCAGGGTTGGGCCTTGCCTGCCCGCCCCTGCGAGGGCCGATGCTGGACAGCTCCATCGCCCTGGCGGACATGGCGGCGGAGGGGCACGGGATCGCGCTGCTGCCACCTGCGCTTTTCGGCCACTGGACGGATCGCGGCCGTCTTGTGACCCTGTTCGACCATTCCATTGCCGCAGGCGCCTATTGGCTGACCCGCCTGCAATCCAGGCCGGAAACCAGCGGAATGCGCAGCTTTCGAGAGTGGCTGTGCCGGGAGGTGGCGGATCAGCCGCCCGCGACGGGCTGA
- the ampC gene encoding class C beta-lactamase, with product MTIIRTVAVAAALLTTPAHAQGLTEQAFQQISESVFRPVIEEFDIPGIAIGVTMDGQQFFFTDGLADRAASRAVDRDTLFELGSNSKLFTVALAALAEQRGLLSLQDPVSSRMPALAGSAFDAVTLADLAAHATGGLPLQVPDAVTDMDGLMTYLNAWTPQGGAGTLRAYSNVSIGLLGLIAGEQFGTTYTDALARDLLPGLGLDSTFVDVPDAEMARYAFGYSRTDDSPIRVNPGMLDAEAYGIKSSVTDMTRFMDAHLGNLTLEGEITAALARTRRSDYDTAHYAQAMIWEGYPWPVDAAALAAGNSPDMAMSPQPMTKVDARQLEGDVYLNKTGATNGFGSYVAMVPSERIGVVVLANRNYPNPVRAEATRELIVQLLARARE from the coding sequence ATGACCATCATCCGAACCGTGGCTGTCGCAGCTGCGCTGCTGACCACCCCCGCCCATGCCCAAGGGCTGACCGAGCAGGCATTCCAGCAGATCAGCGAAAGCGTCTTCCGCCCCGTCATCGAGGAGTTCGACATTCCCGGCATCGCCATCGGCGTGACGATGGACGGACAGCAGTTCTTCTTCACCGATGGATTGGCCGATCGCGCGGCATCGCGCGCTGTCGACCGCGACACGCTGTTCGAGCTGGGATCGAACAGCAAGCTGTTCACCGTGGCCCTGGCGGCCCTTGCGGAACAGCGCGGCCTTTTGTCCCTGCAGGACCCGGTGTCATCCCGGATGCCTGCGCTGGCGGGCAGCGCCTTCGATGCGGTGACGCTGGCCGACCTTGCCGCCCATGCCACGGGTGGCCTGCCCCTGCAGGTGCCAGACGCGGTCACGGACATGGACGGCCTGATGACCTATCTGAACGCCTGGACGCCGCAGGGCGGGGCCGGCACGCTGCGCGCCTATTCCAATGTCAGCATCGGCCTTTTGGGGCTGATCGCGGGAGAGCAGTTCGGGACGACCTACACGGATGCGCTGGCCCGTGACCTTCTTCCCGGACTGGGGCTGGACAGCACCTTCGTCGATGTCCCCGACGCCGAGATGGCGCGCTATGCTTTCGGTTATTCCAGAACGGACGACAGCCCGATCCGCGTCAATCCCGGCATGCTGGATGCCGAGGCCTATGGCATCAAGTCGTCGGTGACCGACATGACCCGTTTCATGGACGCCCATCTGGGCAATCTTACGTTGGAGGGTGAGATCACGGCAGCGCTGGCCCGGACGCGCCGGTCGGACTACGACACCGCCCATTACGCGCAGGCCATGATCTGGGAAGGGTATCCCTGGCCCGTGGATGCCGCTGCGCTGGCGGCCGGAAATTCGCCGGACATGGCGATGTCGCCGCAACCCATGACCAAGGTCGACGCGCGCCAGTTGGAGGGGGACGTCTATCTGAACAAGACGGGGGCGACCAACGGCTTTGGCTCTTACGTCGCGATGGTGCCGTCCGAACGGATCGGCGTCGTGGTCCTGGCGAACCGCAACTATCCCAACCCAGTCCGGGCGGAAGCGACGCGGGAGCTGATCGTGCAACTGCTGGCGCGCGCCAGAGAGTGA
- a CDS encoding TRAP transporter permease — translation MSVDAASAAGTGPVIAQGVDDEPMAPNQRDPRAGTGVLIAVLCAAYTLFHLFVMVVYPLETWTYRMMHVCGGLIIGFLTYSALTQRSDSATAPARRGMAELALLGVAALGVGYGLAVIAYAWGAWWLAGVAMPPAFGFRTYGLPLAIGTGAAIVAGWLYSSRDRGRIYPGDLILCLASIAVLGYILFVVGALRMRAGTAMAQPGDLWAAVTGVMLILELTRRLTGLALVIIVAVFIGYSFLGPWLPGFLNHRGYTATRFFTYIFTDQGILGDPIAVSSTYIILFIVFAAFLQASKVGDYFVNFAFACAGQARGGPAKVAVFASGLMGMINGTSAGNVVSTGSLTIPLMKKVGYSPKSSAAIEATASSGGQILPPIMGAGAFIMAEVTGIPYTDIVIAAIIPALLYFVSVYFMVDLQALKLDMKGLPRSELPQFKVLIRQVYLFLPIIILIYTLFAGYSVIRAGAMGMASAAMVSWLTPHRMGPRQIFNALDMGAKMTIQMVAVCAAAGIIVGVIALTGVGARFSSLLLSIADQNQYLAMFFAMCISIILGMGMPTTAAYAVAAAVVAPGLIALGVPVLVAHFFVFYYAVMSAITPPVALAAYAGAALSGSDPMKTSVEAFRLGLAAFIVPFMFFGSHELLMQGEWIDIIHATATALLGMFLLSAGVIGYYFGHASMVVRLVLIGAALSMIAVGWVTDLIGLSVAAALFLWQRRMVTPATLTHGRAD, via the coding sequence ATGTCAGTTGATGCTGCATCTGCGGCAGGGACCGGACCCGTCATCGCGCAGGGCGTCGATGACGAACCGATGGCCCCCAACCAGCGCGACCCCCGCGCCGGAACGGGTGTGCTGATCGCGGTCCTCTGCGCCGCCTATACGTTGTTCCACCTGTTCGTCATGGTCGTCTATCCGCTGGAGACCTGGACCTACCGCATGATGCATGTCTGCGGCGGCCTGATCATCGGCTTTCTGACCTATTCCGCGCTGACGCAGCGCAGCGACAGCGCCACCGCTCCCGCACGCCGCGGCATGGCCGAACTGGCCCTGCTGGGCGTGGCGGCCCTGGGCGTGGGCTATGGGCTGGCGGTCATCGCCTATGCCTGGGGCGCCTGGTGGCTGGCCGGGGTGGCGATGCCGCCGGCCTTCGGGTTCCGCACCTATGGCCTGCCGCTGGCCATCGGCACCGGGGCGGCCATCGTCGCGGGCTGGCTCTATTCGTCGCGGGACCGGGGGCGGATCTATCCGGGCGACCTGATCCTGTGCCTGGCCTCGATCGCGGTCCTGGGCTACATCCTGTTCGTCGTGGGCGCGCTGCGCATGCGGGCGGGCACGGCGATGGCGCAGCCGGGCGATCTGTGGGCCGCGGTCACCGGGGTCATGCTGATCCTGGAGCTGACGCGCCGCCTGACGGGCCTCGCGCTGGTGATCATCGTCGCGGTCTTCATCGGCTACAGCTTCCTGGGGCCGTGGCTGCCGGGCTTTCTGAACCATCGCGGCTATACGGCGACGCGGTTCTTCACCTACATCTTCACCGACCAGGGCATCCTGGGTGACCCGATCGCGGTCAGTTCGACCTATATAATCCTGTTCATCGTCTTCGCAGCCTTCCTGCAGGCGTCGAAGGTGGGCGATTACTTCGTGAACTTCGCCTTTGCCTGCGCCGGTCAGGCACGGGGCGGTCCGGCCAAGGTCGCGGTCTTTGCATCGGGCCTGATGGGCATGATCAACGGCACCTCGGCGGGCAACGTGGTGTCCACCGGCTCGCTGACCATCCCGCTGATGAAGAAGGTCGGCTATTCGCCGAAATCCTCGGCCGCGATCGAGGCCACGGCCTCCTCGGGCGGGCAGATCCTGCCGCCGATCATGGGCGCGGGCGCCTTCATCATGGCCGAGGTCACGGGCATCCCCTATACCGACATCGTCATCGCCGCGATCATCCCGGCGTTGCTGTATTTCGTGTCGGTCTACTTCATGGTCGACCTCCAGGCGCTCAAGCTGGACATGAAGGGCCTGCCACGGTCCGAGCTGCCGCAGTTCAAGGTGCTGATCCGCCAGGTGTATCTGTTCCTGCCGATCATCATCCTGATCTATACGCTGTTCGCGGGCTATTCCGTGATCCGGGCGGGTGCGATGGGCATGGCATCGGCAGCGATGGTCAGCTGGCTGACGCCGCACCGCATGGGCCCGCGCCAGATCTTCAACGCGCTGGACATGGGCGCCAAGATGACCATCCAGATGGTCGCGGTCTGCGCCGCGGCGGGCATCATCGTGGGCGTCATCGCACTGACCGGGGTTGGGGCGCGCTTCTCGTCGCTGCTTCTGTCGATCGCGGATCAGAACCAGTATCTGGCGATGTTCTTCGCGATGTGCATCTCGATCATCCTGGGGATGGGCATGCCCACCACCGCCGCCTATGCGGTCGCCGCCGCCGTGGTGGCGCCGGGGCTGATCGCCCTTGGGGTGCCGGTGCTGGTCGCGCATTTCTTCGTCTTCTACTATGCGGTGATGTCGGCCATCACGCCGCCGGTGGCCTTGGCCGCCTATGCGGGCGCGGCCCTGTCGGGGTCCGACCCGATGAAGACCAGCGTCGAGGCCTTCCGCCTTGGCCTTGCGGCCTTCATCGTGCCCTTCATGTTCTTCGGCTCTCACGAGCTGCTGATGCAGGGCGAATGGATCGACATCATCCATGCGACCGCGACCGCGCTGCTGGGCATGTTCCTGCTGTCGGCGGGGGTGATCGGCTACTACTTCGGGCACGCGTCGATGGTGGTGCGTCTGGTGCTGATCGGGGCCGCGCTGTCGATGATCGCCGTGGGCTGGGTAACCGACCTCATCGGCCTGTCCGTGGCCGCCGCGCTGTTTCTCTGGCAGCGCCGGATGGTGACGCCTGCAACCCTGACGCATGGCCGCGCCGACTGA
- a CDS encoding TAXI family TRAP transporter solute-binding subunit produces the protein MRFMTVAATVAATFSLSPAFAQDDRADWPSSLTIGTASQGGTYFIYGTGLAGLISQNLDLNASGEVTGGPVQNATLVETGDHQIGLVTMGPAYEAWTGNSELAPGVEHKALRALFPMYQTPFEAVALQSSGIADVTDMAGKRVSVGPAGGTAATYWPRFFEVLGVDATISYAGANDATSQVKDGLIDAFAFAAGVPISAFAQIAAENPVNIFGFTEEQRAQILEAMPEVAAFEVPGGMYQGFPEGHGTVAMWNFAVAHQDMPESLAYEITKLVMEGNEAMMQIHATAAETLPENVDKNTFLPYHPGAVRYFDEVGVEIPAELRG, from the coding sequence ATGCGTTTCATGACCGTCGCCGCGACCGTCGCGGCCACCTTCAGCCTGTCGCCCGCCTTTGCCCAGGACGACCGCGCCGACTGGCCCAGCAGCCTGACCATCGGTACCGCCAGCCAAGGCGGCACCTATTTCATCTATGGCACCGGTCTGGCCGGACTGATCAGCCAGAACCTGGACCTGAACGCCTCGGGCGAGGTCACCGGCGGCCCGGTGCAGAACGCCACCCTGGTCGAGACCGGCGACCACCAGATCGGCCTGGTCACCATGGGCCCCGCCTATGAGGCCTGGACAGGCAACAGCGAACTGGCGCCGGGGGTCGAGCACAAGGCCCTGCGCGCCCTGTTCCCCATGTATCAGACCCCGTTCGAAGCCGTGGCGCTGCAGTCGTCGGGCATCGCGGATGTCACCGACATGGCGGGCAAGCGCGTCTCGGTCGGACCGGCGGGCGGCACCGCCGCCACCTATTGGCCGCGCTTCTTCGAGGTGCTGGGCGTCGACGCGACCATCAGCTATGCTGGGGCCAACGACGCCACGAGCCAGGTCAAGGACGGCCTGATCGACGCCTTCGCCTTTGCGGCCGGCGTGCCGATCAGCGCCTTTGCCCAGATCGCGGCCGAGAACCCGGTCAACATCTTCGGCTTCACCGAGGAGCAGCGCGCGCAGATCCTCGAGGCGATGCCCGAAGTGGCCGCCTTCGAGGTGCCCGGCGGCATGTACCAGGGCTTCCCCGAGGGGCATGGCACGGTCGCCATGTGGAACTTTGCCGTCGCCCATCAGGACATGCCCGAAAGCCTGGCCTATGAGATCACCAAGCTGGTGATGGAAGGCAACGAGGCGATGATGCAGATCCATGCCACCGCCGCCGAGACCCTGCCCGAGAACGTCGACAAGAACACCTTCCTGCCCTACCACCCGGGCGCCGTGCGTTACTTCGACGAGGTCGGGGTCGAGATCCCGGCCGAACTGCGCGGCTGA
- a CDS encoding sigma-54-dependent transcriptional regulator has translation MIAGRILLVDDEPDMRLSTAQALELEGFEVEEASDAQSALDRVGFGFGGIVVTDIRMPGMDGLTLMSRIREIDVDIPVILVTGHGDIQLAVRAMREGAYDFVEKPFDGAQLAEIASRAMDYRRVVLENRVLRAAAGQADDLETRLVGRSNVMIDLRRRLRTIGPTEADVLIVGETGTGKEVVARALHDLSPRAGRPFIAIDCAALPASLIESELFGHEAGAFPGALRPRYGKFEHARGGTILLDEIGSMPLDVQGKLLRVVQDRVMFPLGADEGRALDVRFIATSRQPLEEEVAAGRFRADLLYRLNVVTLTMPPLSARREDIQLLFIKLVQEAAARHRRAAVAVPPALLAEIAERPWPGNVRELRNAADRHALGIALQPAEDRSPEQQRLAHRVAAFERDVIVATLAAHGGRLKPVYESLGLSRKSLYEKMQKYMIDKTHYVDAGDDPDP, from the coding sequence TGTCGACCGCCCAGGCCCTGGAGCTGGAGGGGTTCGAGGTCGAGGAGGCCTCCGATGCCCAATCCGCGCTGGACCGCGTGGGGTTCGGTTTCGGCGGCATTGTGGTGACCGACATCCGCATGCCGGGCATGGACGGCCTGACCCTGATGAGCCGCATCCGCGAGATCGACGTGGACATCCCGGTGATCCTGGTGACCGGGCATGGCGACATCCAGCTGGCCGTGCGGGCGATGCGCGAGGGGGCCTATGATTTCGTCGAAAAGCCATTCGACGGCGCGCAGCTGGCCGAGATCGCGTCCCGCGCGATGGATTACCGCCGGGTTGTGCTGGAGAACCGCGTCCTGCGGGCGGCGGCGGGACAGGCCGACGACCTGGAGACGCGGCTGGTCGGGCGGTCCAACGTGATGATCGACCTGCGCCGCCGCCTGCGCACCATCGGCCCGACCGAGGCCGACGTGCTGATCGTCGGAGAGACCGGCACCGGCAAGGAGGTCGTGGCGCGTGCCCTGCACGACCTGTCGCCGCGCGCGGGGCGGCCCTTCATCGCCATCGATTGCGCGGCGCTGCCCGCGTCGCTGATCGAATCGGAACTGTTCGGCCACGAGGCGGGCGCCTTTCCCGGCGCCCTGCGCCCGCGTTACGGAAAATTCGAACATGCGCGCGGTGGCACCATCCTGCTGGACGAGATCGGCTCGATGCCCCTGGACGTGCAGGGCAAGCTGCTGCGCGTGGTCCAGGACCGGGTGATGTTCCCCCTGGGCGCGGATGAGGGGCGGGCGCTGGACGTGCGCTTCATCGCGACCTCGCGCCAGCCGCTGGAGGAGGAGGTCGCGGCGGGGCGGTTCCGCGCCGATCTGCTGTACCGTCTGAACGTGGTGACGCTGACCATGCCGCCGCTGTCCGCGCGGCGCGAGGATATCCAGCTGCTGTTCATCAAGCTGGTGCAGGAGGCCGCCGCCCGCCACCGCCGCGCCGCCGTGGCCGTGCCCCCCGCCCTGCTGGCCGAGATCGCCGAGCGGCCCTGGCCCGGCAATGTCCGCGAACTGCGCAACGCCGCCGACCGTCACGCTCTGGGCATCGCCCTGCAACCGGCCGAGGATCGCAGCCCCGAACAGCAGCGCCTGGCCCACCGGGTCGCGGCCTTCGAACGCGACGTGATCGTGGCGACCCTGGCCGCGCATGGCGGGCGGCTGAAGCCGGTCTATGAATCGCTTGGCCTGTCGCGGAAGTCGCTTTACGAAAAGATGCAGAAATACATGATCGACAAGACGCATTATGTCGATGCGGGCGACGATCCGGACCCGTGA